The Candidatus Saccharibacteria bacterium oral taxon 488 genome has a segment encoding these proteins:
- a CDS encoding site-specific DNA-methyltransferase, producing MKINRIYTSDCLDFLNTVDRKSIDLAIIDPPYNMSKASWDIFSDHQSFLNFTYSWIDALLPTLKDTASLYIFNTPFNSAYIMRYLVDRDMIFQNWITWDKRDGFNASKYRYTHGQETILFFTKSKEYAFNADDIRIPYESTDRIAAATKKGILKNGKRWSPNPNGRMCGEVWHIASERHRQKINGKIQKMPHLTPKPKEMIERMILASSNKGDLVLDCFVGSGTTAVCAKALGRNYICSDNNPDYVELAIKNIEGVPNNG from the coding sequence ATGAAAATAAATAGAATTTATACATCCGATTGTCTTGATTTTTTAAATACAGTAGACCGAAAGAGTATTGACCTGGCTATCATAGACCCTCCGTATAATATGTCGAAAGCGAGTTGGGATATCTTTAGCGATCATCAAAGCTTCCTTAATTTTACCTATAGCTGGATCGATGCATTACTGCCAACATTAAAAGACACTGCAAGCCTTTATATTTTCAACACACCATTTAACTCAGCCTATATAATGCGGTACTTAGTAGACAGAGATATGATTTTCCAAAATTGGATAACCTGGGACAAGAGAGACGGTTTTAACGCTTCCAAATATCGTTATACTCACGGGCAAGAAACTATATTATTCTTCACTAAATCAAAGGAATACGCCTTTAATGCAGATGATATACGTATACCGTACGAGTCAACTGATAGAATCGCCGCCGCCACTAAGAAAGGCATCTTGAAAAACGGTAAACGTTGGTCTCCAAACCCTAACGGTCGAATGTGCGGCGAGGTGTGGCATATAGCAAGTGAACGCCATAGACAAAAAATAAATGGCAAAATTCAAAAGATGCCACATCTAACACCAAAGCCAAAGGAAATGATTGAAAGAATGATTTTAGCAAGCTCAAATAAGGGCGATTTAGTATTGGACTGCTTTGTTGGCAGTGGCACTACTGCTGTATGTGCGAAAGCACTAGGAAGGAATTATATCTGCTCTGACAATAATCCTGACTATGTAGAGCTGGCTATTAAAAATATCGAGGGAGTGCCTAATAATGGATGA